A segment of the Armatimonadota bacterium genome:
CGACGCTGACGCATGTTCCTGAGCCGGCGGTGCAGGTGCATGAGGTGAGTGCCGGCGATGCGCTCTATTCCATCGCCCGGCGATACGGCACGACCGTGGATGCGATCGCGGAAGCGAACTCGATCAAGGATCCGAACCTCATCGGCATCGGCCGAAAACTCGTCATTCCAGGCAGGTCGGTGATGGTCTCTCTGAGATCAGCCTTCGATCGGCTTGGTGGGTTCCTCGGCTGGGACTCGAAGGATCGCTCGGTGTGGGGTTGGGCGCCCGGATGTGAGGTTCGGCTGAAAATCGGGAGTGCGCGTGCCCGGGTAAACGACCTCCAGGTTGTCATGGATCGTGCTGCAGCCCTGCAGGCCGGTCGCACGATGGTGTCTCAGTCGTTCGTCTCGGATGCGCTCGGCGTCAAGGTGGACAGATAGACTGAGAAGGCCGGGTGCTCCTGCAGGGAAGCCCGGCCTTTCGCTCTGTCGCATCGTGGTACGAGAAGCGACTACTCGGTTGTAGATTCAACGGTTTCCTTGATGCTCTCGGCTTTTGGTTTCATTGTCTCGTTCTCGGTTTTCTTCTCGGACTTCTTGTAGTCGTTGACGTGAAACCCTGAGCCCTTGAAGACTATGCCAACCGGGAACAGGAGCTTCTTGACCTCACCTCTGCACTCCGGGCACTCCTTGATTGGCTCGTCGGTGATCTTCTGGAGTACCTCGAACTCGTGCTCGCACTGGGTGCACTTATATCCGTATGTAGGCATTCTACCGTCCTGATTGACTCCGATGATTCAGCTTGTTGTTAAGATTATACCAGAAGGAGACCGACATGGGCAATCCCCGCATTGCGGCGATCGATGCTTTTCCTCTCAGGCTTCCTTACCTGACTGAGTTCAAGATATCGCGAGGCTCCGTCGGCGGCCCAGCCGCCGGAGCACCGCACGTGTACGTCCGTGTTACTGCCGACACAGGCGACTTGGGCTGGGGTGAATCGCGTCCCAGCCCTAGATGGAGCTATGAGACCCAGGAGTCGGTCGTGACGACGATCAACAACTACCTCGCGCCGGTGCTCGTCGGTATGGATGCGAGCGATATCGAGGCGGTGCATGCGGCCATGGAGCGAGAGATTGCTCCCGGGATCACAGTCGGGCAGCCGGTGGCGAAGTCCGGGATAGACATGGCGCTCCATGACCTGAATGCCAAGTGGGTTGGAGTCCCTCTGCATTCCTTCCTCAAGCAGGGAGCAGCGTCAAGGGTCAGACTGAGCTATCTCGCGAGCGTCGATTCGCCGGGGATGGCGGAGAAGGTTACTGGAGAAGCACGAGCCGCTGGATACGAGGGTTTTAAGGTCAAGATAGGTATCCATCCGTCGCTCGATGTCGACATCCTTCGAGCAGTCAAGTCCGCTGCCGGCGGCGCGTATCTCTGGGCTGACGCGAACCAGGCTTACACGGTCGAGGACGCCGTCGAACTGAGCCGCAAGATGGCTGAGATAGGTGTGGATGTCCTGGAGCAGCCCGTTGCCGCGAACGACTTCCTCGGCCTTGCGGAGTTGGTGGATCGCTCGGCCGTCCCGATCGCGGTGGACGAAAGTGTCTTCTCCGTCGGCGACTTGGAGCAGCTCATCCGGCTGAAGGCGCTCGACGCTCTGGTTGTCAAGGTATCGAAGATGGCCGGGTTGACGGGGGCCAGTAGGTGCGTCGAGCGCGCGCTCGACGCCGGGAAATGGCTGCTCGGTAGTGGACTGACCGAGACGCGTCTCGGCCTTGCCGCGAGCGCTCACCTCTACGCAGCATACGGTGTCGAGATACCGGTGGACCTCAACGGCCCGCAGTTCTTGGCAGACGATCCGGTCGTCGGTGGCGTATCGCTGGATGGCGCGGTCGTTTGCCTAGCTGATACTTCCGGGATCGGGGTGGAGATTGATGAAGCGAGGTTGCAGGAGTTCGCTGCCGTGATGGGCAACTAGCTCTAAGAACTTCCTGCGTCGGAGGGCTGTAATCTTGAGAGAACTGACAGACAAGGCGCTTGAGAGAGTCCTTTCACTGGGCGCAACTTACGGTGATATACGGGTCGTCGAGCAGCGGGCCGAAGCAATCGAGGTCAAGAACGGCAAGGTCGAGGGACTCAGTTCGGGATCGGACTACGGGTTCGGCATTCGGGTAATCGCGGACGGAGCATGGGGGTTCGCCGCCAGCTTGGAGTTCAATGCGGACGAGATAGACCGTGTCGCCGAGATGGCCGTTCGAATCGCGAAGGCTTCCGCGAGCCTCGCTCACGAGCCGGTGGAACTGGCCCCGGTCGAGCCCGCCGAGGGTAGGTTCTCCTCTTACATGAAGCTCGATCCATTCGAGGTCCCGGTCGAAGAAAAGATCAACCTTCTGCTCGACGCAGACAAGATCATGCGGCAGACCCCGGATATCGGCATCTCCGAGGCCTCGATGAACCTCTGGCGGTTCGATACGGTCTTCGCGAGCACTGACGGCTCGTATATCGAGCAGCGGAAGACCGAGAGCGGCGCGGGGATCGCGGCCACCGCGATCAAAGAGGGCGAGGTGCAGAGGCGGTCCTACCCCGGCTCGTTCGGCGGCGACTTCGCGACTGCCGGCTACGAGTTCATCGAGGCGATGGACCTGATCGCCGACGCCGAACGAGTCGCGGAGGAGGCTCGACAACTTCTCGATGCGCCTCAGTGCCCATCCGACGTGCGGACTCTCATCCTGGAGGGCTCGATGCTCGCGCTCCAGGTC
Coding sequences within it:
- a CDS encoding zinc ribbon domain-containing protein, coding for MPTYGYKCTQCEHEFEVLQKITDEPIKECPECRGEVKKLLFPVGIVFKGSGFHVNDYKKSEKKTENETMKPKAESIKETVESTTE
- a CDS encoding mandelate racemase, whose translation is MGNPRIAAIDAFPLRLPYLTEFKISRGSVGGPAAGAPHVYVRVTADTGDLGWGESRPSPRWSYETQESVVTTINNYLAPVLVGMDASDIEAVHAAMEREIAPGITVGQPVAKSGIDMALHDLNAKWVGVPLHSFLKQGAASRVRLSYLASVDSPGMAEKVTGEARAAGYEGFKVKIGIHPSLDVDILRAVKSAAGGAYLWADANQAYTVEDAVELSRKMAEIGVDVLEQPVAANDFLGLAELVDRSAVPIAVDESVFSVGDLEQLIRLKALDALVVKVSKMAGLTGASRCVERALDAGKWLLGSGLTETRLGLAASAHLYAAYGVEIPVDLNGPQFLADDPVVGGVSLDGAVVCLADTSGIGVEIDEARLQEFAAVMGN
- a CDS encoding TldD/PmbA family protein; this encodes MRELTDKALERVLSLGATYGDIRVVEQRAEAIEVKNGKVEGLSSGSDYGFGIRVIADGAWGFAASLEFNADEIDRVAEMAVRIAKASASLAHEPVELAPVEPAEGRFSSYMKLDPFEVPVEEKINLLLDADKIMRQTPDIGISEASMNLWRFDTVFASTDGSYIEQRKTESGAGIAATAIKEGEVQRRSYPGSFGGDFATAGYEFIEAMDLIADAERVAEEARQLLDAPQCPSDVRTLILEGSMLALQVHESCGHPIELDRVFGTESAYAGTSFLTPEKLGNFRYGSDLVNITADATCPGGLGSFFYDDEGVPAQCVQIIDDGIFVGYLTSRETAARIGQTSGGAMRADGWNRIPLIRMTNINLEPGDWTLDEMIADTQKGLYGAMVGSWSIDDKRLNFQFATEIAWDIEDGSLGQVYKNPTYTGITYDFWGGCDAIGNEDEWRLWGVPNCGKGQPGQTAHVGHGVAPSRFQNVRIGVMEQPEEED